One segment of Micromonospora parathelypteridis DNA contains the following:
- a CDS encoding polysaccharide deacetylase family protein yields the protein MSESANGWSRRDLLRRSGLLAGGAAVGAGASQAWQSAHRRLPLGGGPASATLVNQQQGLAPGALAVVWSVPTGQRLVALTFDDGPAPQWTPLVLDTLAQHRVPATFFLVGAQVRRYADVVRGRLAGHEVGNHSWTHRDLAQMDAVEAYDDLSRSHDAIADATGTAPRLVRPPYGHLGGAVLHAAARLNYRLVLWSLQMVEREFPGDPAGHARRVVADVRPGTIVLGHDVGPPRRLVALRGLPAMIEGLRARGFTFVTVSALLGAGVTPTPTG from the coding sequence ATGAGCGAGAGCGCGAACGGGTGGTCCCGGCGCGATCTGCTGCGCCGGAGCGGCCTGTTGGCGGGCGGGGCGGCCGTCGGCGCGGGGGCGTCGCAGGCATGGCAGAGCGCCCATCGCCGGTTGCCTCTCGGCGGTGGCCCGGCGAGCGCCACGCTCGTCAACCAGCAGCAGGGCCTCGCGCCCGGGGCGCTGGCGGTCGTCTGGTCGGTGCCGACCGGGCAGCGGCTGGTCGCGCTCACCTTCGACGACGGTCCCGCACCACAGTGGACTCCGCTGGTGCTGGACACCCTGGCCCAGCACCGGGTGCCGGCGACCTTCTTCCTGGTCGGGGCTCAGGTCAGGCGGTACGCCGACGTGGTTCGCGGTCGGCTCGCCGGGCACGAGGTGGGCAACCACAGTTGGACACACCGGGACCTGGCGCAGATGGACGCCGTCGAGGCGTACGACGACCTGAGCCGCAGTCACGACGCGATCGCCGACGCGACCGGGACCGCACCCCGACTGGTCCGCCCGCCCTACGGTCACCTGGGTGGGGCGGTGCTGCACGCGGCGGCCCGGCTCAACTATCGACTGGTGCTCTGGTCGTTGCAGATGGTGGAGCGCGAGTTCCCGGGTGATCCAGCCGGCCACGCCCGACGCGTCGTGGCCGATGTCCGGCCGGGGACGATCGTGCTCGGACACGATGTGGGACCGCCGCGACGGCTGGTCGCGCTACGTGGCCTGCCCGCCATGATCGAGGGGCTGCGGGCGCGCGGTTTCACATTCGTCACCGTCTCCGCGCTGCTGGGAGCAGGCGTGACCCCTACGCCGACCGGGTAG
- a CDS encoding efflux RND transporter permease subunit: MSLLARFSLANRGLIALIAVVTTVFGAFAVPSLKQQLLPSLEFPAAFIVAAYPGAGPEIVESQVTEPIENALQGIPGLDKVTSTSREGSATVQVTYEFGTDLDDVVNKMQTALSRINAQLPENVDPQVIAGSTDDLPAVVLAAAGTADERALAEKLSATVVPELEGIEGVRTVEVTGTRDDVVVVTPDPAKLAAAQIQPTAIGAALKTNGVAVPAGAVNDGALALPVQVGTPIATMEDLRGIVVAPGAAPVRLGDVATVEQQLAPATAITRTNGKDSLGIAVTAAPDGNAVQISHEIRDRLADLKDASGAELTVVFDQAPFVEKSIESLTTEGLLGLVMAVIVILIFLLSVRSTVVTAVSIPLSVLVALIALWIGDYSLNLLTLGALTIAVGRVVDDSIVVLENIKRHLEYGEEKRHAIVTGVREVAGAVTASTLTTVAVFAPIALVGGFVGQLFAPFAITVTVALLASLLVSLTVIPVLAYWFLKPRGGTVDDEAVRRAAEEKELRSPLQRAYLPVIGFATRKRSTRWITVGLGLLVLFATFGLSQKLETNFLDDSGQDTLNMSQELPAGSGLAATDAAAKQAESVLSGTKGVETYQVTAGSGDNPFGGGGGNNVASWNLALDGDTDAKQMREVLRKEFDKLGASVGEISFGGGQEASTSQLEVIVQASDPEVLNRAAEEARAAMAGVPDVEDVSTSLAERVPRVDVTVDRVAAGRAGLTEAAVGQLVSQAFRGAPLGQVALDGQQQNVVLRFGSQPPMTLDELRALPVGSVKLDDIADVTQGEGPQQVSRIDGERSVSVTGAATGSNLGATSAELQKRLDALNVPGASFTIGGVSADQADAFGDLGLAVLVAIAIVFLIMVATFRSLTQALILLISIPFASTGAIGLLLITGTALGVPALIGVLMLVGIVVTNAIVLLDLINQYRAKGMDVREAVVEGGRRRLRPILMTAVATIFALLPMALGLTGEGGFISQPLAVVVIGGLLSSTLLTLILVPTLYTMVEHTKESLRDRRNRRRSGEPAETVAETDEVTGPNQVAVPSGAPAPATAGSAQPAGRPAPSGALVEGTDQFEVLRLPRSRTSPLPPSEPTE, translated from the coding sequence ATGTCGCTGCTCGCCAGATTCAGCCTCGCCAACCGAGGGCTGATTGCCCTCATCGCGGTGGTGACCACGGTGTTCGGAGCGTTCGCCGTGCCGTCGCTGAAGCAGCAACTGCTGCCGTCGCTCGAGTTCCCGGCCGCGTTCATCGTGGCCGCCTACCCCGGTGCCGGCCCCGAGATCGTCGAGTCGCAGGTGACCGAGCCGATCGAGAACGCCCTCCAGGGCATCCCGGGGTTGGACAAGGTCACCTCCACGTCCCGCGAGGGGTCGGCCACCGTCCAGGTGACGTACGAGTTCGGTACCGACCTGGACGACGTGGTCAACAAGATGCAGACCGCGCTGAGCCGCATCAACGCCCAGCTGCCGGAGAACGTCGACCCCCAGGTCATCGCGGGTAGCACCGACGACCTGCCGGCGGTGGTACTGGCCGCGGCCGGCACGGCCGACGAGCGGGCGCTCGCTGAGAAGCTGAGCGCGACGGTGGTGCCGGAACTGGAGGGCATCGAGGGGGTGCGCACGGTCGAGGTGACCGGCACCCGCGACGACGTCGTGGTGGTCACCCCGGACCCGGCGAAGCTGGCCGCGGCGCAGATCCAGCCGACGGCGATCGGCGCGGCGCTGAAGACGAACGGCGTGGCGGTTCCGGCCGGCGCGGTGAACGACGGCGCGCTGGCCCTTCCGGTGCAGGTCGGTACGCCGATCGCCACCATGGAGGACCTGCGCGGCATCGTGGTCGCCCCGGGCGCGGCACCCGTCCGCCTCGGTGACGTGGCGACGGTCGAGCAGCAGCTCGCCCCTGCCACCGCGATCACCCGGACCAACGGCAAGGACAGCCTCGGCATCGCGGTCACCGCCGCGCCGGACGGCAACGCCGTGCAGATCTCGCACGAGATCCGCGACCGGCTCGCCGACCTGAAGGACGCCTCCGGCGCGGAGCTGACCGTGGTCTTCGACCAGGCTCCGTTCGTCGAGAAGTCGATCGAGTCGTTGACCACCGAGGGCCTGCTCGGCCTGGTGATGGCGGTCATCGTCATCCTGATCTTCCTGCTGTCGGTGCGCTCGACGGTGGTCACCGCGGTCTCCATCCCGCTCTCCGTGCTGGTGGCGCTGATCGCCCTGTGGATCGGTGACTACTCGCTCAACCTGCTCACCCTCGGCGCGTTGACCATCGCGGTCGGCCGGGTGGTCGACGACTCGATCGTGGTGTTGGAGAACATCAAACGACATCTCGAGTACGGCGAGGAGAAGCGGCACGCCATCGTCACCGGCGTCCGCGAGGTGGCCGGTGCGGTGACCGCGTCCACCCTCACCACCGTGGCGGTGTTCGCGCCGATCGCGCTGGTCGGCGGGTTCGTGGGCCAGCTCTTCGCGCCGTTCGCGATCACCGTGACGGTGGCCCTGCTCGCCTCGCTGCTGGTGTCGCTGACCGTGATCCCGGTGCTGGCGTACTGGTTCCTCAAGCCGCGCGGCGGCACCGTGGACGACGAGGCGGTGCGGCGCGCTGCGGAGGAGAAGGAGCTGCGCAGCCCGTTGCAGCGGGCCTACCTGCCGGTGATCGGGTTCGCCACCCGCAAGCGGTCGACCCGGTGGATCACCGTGGGTCTCGGCCTGTTGGTGCTCTTCGCGACCTTCGGCCTGTCCCAGAAGCTGGAGACCAACTTCCTGGACGACTCTGGCCAGGACACCCTCAACATGAGCCAGGAGCTGCCGGCCGGCAGTGGCCTGGCGGCCACCGACGCCGCGGCCAAGCAGGCCGAGTCGGTGCTGTCGGGCACCAAGGGCGTCGAGACGTACCAGGTGACCGCGGGTAGTGGGGACAACCCGTTCGGGGGCGGCGGCGGCAACAACGTCGCCAGCTGGAACCTGGCGCTCGACGGTGACACCGACGCGAAGCAGATGCGTGAGGTGCTGCGCAAGGAGTTCGACAAGCTCGGCGCCAGCGTGGGTGAGATCAGCTTCGGTGGCGGGCAGGAGGCGTCGACCAGCCAGCTTGAGGTGATCGTCCAGGCCAGCGACCCGGAGGTGCTGAACCGGGCCGCCGAGGAAGCCCGAGCGGCGATGGCTGGCGTCCCGGACGTCGAGGACGTCTCCACGAGCCTGGCCGAGCGGGTGCCGCGGGTCGACGTGACGGTCGACCGGGTCGCCGCCGGCCGGGCCGGGCTCACCGAGGCCGCCGTGGGGCAGCTCGTCTCGCAGGCGTTCCGGGGAGCGCCGCTGGGTCAGGTCGCGCTCGACGGTCAGCAGCAGAACGTGGTGCTGCGGTTCGGCTCACAGCCGCCGATGACGCTGGACGAGCTGCGGGCGCTGCCGGTGGGTTCGGTCAAGCTGGACGACATCGCGGACGTCACCCAGGGCGAGGGGCCGCAGCAGGTAAGCCGGATCGACGGTGAGCGCAGCGTGTCGGTGACCGGCGCGGCGACCGGCTCGAACCTGGGCGCGACCAGCGCGGAGCTGCAGAAGCGGTTGGACGCCCTCAACGTGCCGGGTGCGAGCTTCACGATCGGGGGCGTCAGCGCGGACCAGGCGGATGCCTTCGGCGACCTGGGCCTGGCGGTGCTGGTGGCGATCGCGATCGTCTTCCTGATCATGGTGGCCACGTTCCGCAGCCTGACCCAGGCGCTGATCCTGCTGATCTCCATTCCGTTCGCCTCGACCGGCGCGATCGGCCTGCTGCTGATCACCGGGACGGCGCTCGGCGTACCGGCGTTGATCGGTGTGCTGATGCTGGTCGGCATCGTGGTGACGAACGCGATCGTGTTGCTCGACCTGATCAACCAGTACCGGGCGAAGGGCATGGACGTCCGGGAAGCGGTGGTCGAGGGTGGACGGCGGCGGCTGCGCCCCATCCTGATGACCGCGGTGGCGACCATCTTCGCGCTGCTGCCGATGGCGCTCGGGTTGACCGGTGAGGGCGGCTTCATCTCGCAGCCGCTGGCGGTCGTGGTGATCGGTGGTCTGCTCAGCTCGACGCTGCTCACGCTGATCCTGGTGCCGACGCTGTACACGATGGTGGAGCACACCAAGGAGTCGCTGCGGGATCGACGCAACCGGCGGCGCTCCGGCGAGCCGGCGGAGACCGTGGCGGAGACCGACGAGGTGACGGGCCCGAACCAGGTCGCGGTCCCGAGCGGTGCGCCCGCCCCGGCGACGGCCGGGAGCGCACAGCCGGCCGGACGACCCGCCCCGTCGGGCGCGTTGGTGGAGGGCACGGACCAGTTCGAGGTGCTGCGGCTGCCCCGTAGCCGTACCTCGCCACTACCCCCGTCGGAGCCGACCGAGTAA
- the thrC gene encoding threonine synthase produces the protein MWRGLIEAYRDRLPVTAATPVITLHEGNTPLLPAPVLSARIGCDVHLKVEGANPTGSFKDRGMTLAVSKAVEAGNKAIICASTGNTSASAAAYAARAGLTCAVLVPQGKIALGKLAQALVHGAKLLQVNGNFDDCLSLAAKLAQDHPVALVNSVNIDRLHGQKTAAFEIVEALGDAPDIHCLPVGNAGNISAYWMGYAEEQAAGATTRAPKMYGFQAAGAAPIVTGQVVPEPSTIATAIRIGNPASWTKALDARDASGGLIAAVTDREILSAYRLLAREVGVFVELGSAASVAGLLQQAAAGAVPPGSTVVCTVTGHGLKDPEWAISTAPAPLTIANDPMAAARALDLA, from the coding sequence ATGTGGCGGGGTCTGATCGAGGCGTACCGGGATCGGCTGCCGGTCACCGCGGCCACGCCGGTCATCACCCTGCACGAGGGGAACACTCCGCTGTTGCCCGCGCCGGTGCTGTCCGCCCGGATCGGGTGCGACGTGCACCTCAAGGTGGAGGGCGCCAACCCGACCGGCTCGTTCAAGGACCGGGGGATGACCCTCGCGGTGTCCAAGGCGGTCGAGGCCGGCAACAAGGCCATCATCTGCGCCTCCACCGGCAACACCAGCGCCTCCGCCGCGGCGTACGCGGCTCGGGCCGGGTTGACCTGCGCGGTGCTGGTGCCGCAAGGCAAGATCGCATTGGGCAAGCTGGCCCAGGCGCTGGTGCACGGCGCGAAGCTGCTCCAGGTGAACGGCAACTTCGACGACTGCCTGTCGCTCGCCGCGAAGCTGGCTCAGGACCACCCGGTCGCGTTGGTCAACTCGGTCAACATCGACCGGCTGCACGGCCAGAAGACCGCCGCCTTCGAGATCGTCGAGGCGCTCGGTGACGCGCCCGACATCCACTGCCTGCCGGTCGGCAACGCCGGCAACATCTCCGCCTACTGGATGGGGTACGCGGAGGAGCAGGCCGCCGGCGCCACCACCCGGGCCCCCAAGATGTACGGCTTCCAGGCTGCCGGGGCGGCGCCGATCGTGACCGGGCAGGTGGTGCCGGAGCCGTCGACCATCGCCACCGCGATCAGGATCGGCAACCCGGCGAGCTGGACCAAGGCGTTGGACGCTCGGGACGCCTCCGGTGGCCTCATCGCCGCCGTGACCGACCGGGAGATCCTCTCCGCGTACCGACTGCTCGCCCGCGAGGTGGGGGTCTTCGTCGAGTTGGGCAGCGCGGCCAGCGTGGCTGGTCTGCTTCAGCAGGCCGCGGCGGGTGCGGTGCCGCCCGGATCGACGGTGGTCTGCACGGTGACCGGTCACGGGTTGAAGGACCCGGAATGGGCGATCTCCACCGCGCCGGCGCCGTTGACCATCGCGAACGACCCGATGGCCGCCGCCCGCGCCCTCGACCTCGCCTGA
- a CDS encoding homoserine dehydrogenase, protein MRLALLGCGTVGQEVVRLLHEQSADLAARIGAPLEIAGIAVRRLGRDRGDLPVDESLFTTDALGLIKRDDVDVVIEVVGGIEPARGWLVEALRAGKSVVTANKALLAEDGVALHEAAAEGGGDLYYEASVAGAIPLLRPLRESLHGDRINRVTGIVNGTTNFILSAMDATGAGFAEALEEATALGYAEADPTADVEGFDAAAKAAILASLAFHTRVGAADVHREGITEVTAADVASAQAMGCTIKLLCIAARGVDPTGRETVSVRVHPAMIPRSHPLASVGDAFNAVFVEADAAGQLMFYGRGAGGAPTASAVLGDVVAVSRNRLAGVRAASESAYADLSVRPMGEALTRYHVSLDVADRPGVLASVASVFARHDVSIATVRQGSASGSPGRDGDAELVIVTHVAPDAALAATVGELRGLDIVRSVTSVLRVEGGA, encoded by the coding sequence GTGCGCTTGGCGCTGCTCGGCTGTGGCACGGTCGGCCAGGAGGTGGTCCGACTGCTGCACGAGCAGTCGGCCGACCTGGCCGCGCGGATCGGCGCTCCGTTGGAGATCGCCGGCATCGCCGTCCGTCGGCTCGGCCGCGACCGGGGTGACCTGCCGGTCGACGAGTCCCTGTTCACCACCGACGCGCTCGGCCTGATCAAGCGGGACGACGTGGACGTCGTGATCGAGGTGGTCGGCGGCATCGAGCCGGCCCGCGGCTGGCTGGTCGAGGCGTTGCGCGCCGGCAAGAGCGTGGTGACCGCCAACAAGGCGCTGCTCGCCGAGGACGGCGTGGCCCTGCACGAGGCGGCGGCCGAGGGCGGCGGCGACCTCTACTACGAGGCGTCCGTGGCCGGGGCCATCCCGCTGCTGCGCCCGCTGCGCGAGTCGCTGCACGGGGACCGGATCAACCGGGTCACCGGCATCGTCAACGGCACCACCAACTTCATCCTCTCCGCGATGGACGCGACCGGCGCCGGTTTCGCCGAGGCCCTCGAAGAGGCCACCGCTCTGGGCTACGCGGAGGCCGACCCGACCGCCGACGTCGAGGGCTTCGACGCGGCGGCGAAGGCGGCGATCCTCGCCTCGCTGGCGTTCCACACCCGGGTCGGCGCCGCCGACGTGCACCGCGAGGGCATCACCGAGGTGACCGCCGCGGACGTGGCCAGCGCGCAGGCGATGGGCTGCACCATCAAGCTGCTCTGCATCGCGGCCCGGGGCGTCGACCCCACCGGCCGGGAGACGGTCAGCGTCCGGGTGCACCCGGCGATGATCCCGCGCAGCCACCCGCTGGCCAGCGTCGGCGACGCGTTCAACGCGGTCTTCGTGGAGGCGGACGCGGCCGGGCAGCTGATGTTCTACGGTCGGGGCGCCGGGGGCGCGCCGACCGCCAGCGCCGTGCTCGGCGACGTCGTCGCGGTGTCGCGCAACCGGCTCGCCGGGGTCCGCGCGGCCAGCGAGAGCGCGTACGCGGACCTGTCGGTCCGGCCGATGGGCGAGGCGTTGACCCGCTACCACGTCAGCCTCGACGTGGCCGACCGCCCAGGTGTGCTCGCCTCGGTGGCGAGCGTGTTCGCCCGGCACGACGTCTCGATCGCGACCGTGCGGCAGGGTTCGGCGAGTGGGTCGCCCGGTCGTGACGGCGACGCCGAGCTGGTCATCGTCACCCATGTGGCACCGGACGCCGCGCTCGCCGCGACCGTTGGCGAGCTGCGCGGTCTGGACATTGTCCGGTCGGTGACCAGTGTGCTGCGGGTCGAAGGCGGCGCCTGA
- the lysA gene encoding diaminopimelate decarboxylase — protein MRAHEAGALHADISNRGPAWLHTPEDVNALLPTLWPRSVTRGADGALAVAGLSVRDIAAEFGTPVYVLDEADLRSRCRDFRAAFPTEDVYYAGKAFLCRAVVRMIAEEGLHLDVCTGGELATALSAGMPPERIGFHGNNKSAAELSRALDAGVGRIIVDSFTEIDRLTALARERGVRPRVLVRVTVGVEAHTHEFIATAHEDQKFGFSLAGGAAANAAFKILDEGVLELRGLHSHIGSQIFDASGFEVSARRVLALQSQIRDARGVELPELDLGGGFGIAYTTQDDPATPQDLAKRLRKIVDSECAAENLAVPHLSIEPGRAIVGPSVFTLYEVGTVKNLDGLRTYVSVDGGMSDNIRTALYDASYSATVASRASGAEPMLARVVGKHCESGDIVVKDEFLPADVQPGDLVAVPGTGAYCRSMASNYNHVPRPPVIAVRDGQARLIVRRETEEDLLALDVG, from the coding sequence ATGAGGGCTCATGAGGCTGGTGCGCTGCACGCGGACATCAGCAACCGGGGGCCGGCCTGGCTGCATACCCCGGAGGACGTCAACGCCCTGCTGCCGACGCTGTGGCCGCGGTCGGTGACGCGTGGCGCGGACGGCGCGCTGGCCGTCGCGGGCCTGAGCGTCCGTGACATCGCGGCCGAGTTCGGCACCCCGGTGTACGTCCTCGACGAGGCCGACCTGCGCTCGCGCTGCCGCGACTTCCGGGCGGCCTTCCCGACCGAGGACGTCTACTACGCCGGCAAGGCGTTCCTCTGCCGCGCGGTGGTCCGGATGATCGCCGAGGAGGGGCTGCACCTGGACGTCTGCACCGGAGGTGAGCTGGCCACCGCGCTCTCGGCCGGGATGCCGCCGGAGCGGATCGGTTTCCACGGCAACAACAAGTCGGCCGCCGAGTTGAGCCGGGCGCTGGACGCCGGGGTCGGTCGGATCATCGTCGACTCGTTCACCGAGATCGACCGGCTCACCGCGCTGGCCCGCGAGCGCGGGGTTCGCCCCCGGGTGCTGGTCCGGGTCACCGTCGGCGTCGAGGCGCACACCCACGAGTTCATCGCCACCGCCCACGAGGACCAGAAGTTCGGCTTCTCGCTGGCCGGCGGTGCCGCCGCGAACGCCGCGTTCAAGATCCTCGACGAGGGTGTGCTGGAGCTGCGCGGTCTGCACTCGCACATCGGCTCGCAGATCTTCGACGCCAGCGGCTTCGAGGTCTCGGCCCGTCGGGTGCTCGCCCTGCAGTCGCAGATCCGCGACGCGCGCGGGGTGGAGTTGCCCGAGCTGGACCTGGGCGGCGGCTTCGGCATCGCGTACACCACCCAGGACGACCCGGCCACACCGCAGGACCTGGCCAAGCGGCTGCGCAAGATCGTCGACTCGGAGTGCGCGGCGGAGAACCTGGCCGTGCCGCACCTGTCGATCGAGCCGGGGCGGGCCATCGTCGGCCCGTCCGTGTTCACCCTCTACGAGGTCGGCACGGTCAAGAACCTCGACGGCCTCCGGACGTACGTCAGTGTCGACGGCGGGATGAGCGACAACATCCGCACCGCCCTGTACGACGCGTCCTACTCGGCGACGGTGGCCTCCCGGGCCTCGGGCGCGGAGCCGATGCTCGCCCGCGTGGTGGGAAAGCACTGTGAGTCCGGGGACATCGTGGTGAAGGATGAATTCCTGCCCGCCGACGTGCAGCCCGGAGATCTTGTCGCCGTGCCCGGCACCGGTGCGTACTGCCGGAGCATGGCCAGCAACTACAACCATGTGCCCCGGCCACCGGTGATCGCGGTGCGCGACGGCCAGGCGCGCCTGATCGTCCGGCGGGAGACCGAAGAGGACCTGCTCGCATTGGATGTTGGATGA